A window from Frischella perrara encodes these proteins:
- the priA gene encoding primosomal protein N', translating to MLIAKVVLPIRLHQIFDYIVPDNLCTIVGAGQRIKVPFGNRQAIGIITALSKDSEFELDKLKTIHSIIDNQTLFSAKIWQLLNWAANYYHYPLGEVLFHALPILLRQGKLAALQETQIWQLTEKGRHFDTQLLSRSIKQQALLNLLQADQPVDNQDFSPAIFKGLQDKQLIEKVAISSITNDWRIDFQPQHMPFQLNQQQHTAINEIVRQLDKFTAFLLEGVTGSGKTEVYLQAIQSVLAQGRQALVLVPEIGLTPQTIKRFQQRFNVPIVVLHSAMSDKARLAAWLQCRTGDIAIVIGTRSALFTPFSNLGMIIVDEEHDSSFKQQEGWRYHARDLAILRAKIEQIPIVLGSATPSLETLNNAYNQRYRHLLLTERAGNAQLAKQTILDIKGLVLTAGLSQPLTAKIKQHLANNNQVMLFLNRRGFSPLLICHDCGWIAECPRCDRPFTYHQKQHKLICHHCDTPRTIPTQCPKCGSTHLVPIGFGTEQLEQQLNILFPTIPVTRIDRDSTQKKGSLDQYLQAIGKGGKHILVGTQILAKGHHFPDVTLVGIVDVDGALFSSDFRATERFAQIYMQVSGRAGRENKTGEVILQTYHPEHPLLNNLLHNGYSAFAKQTLAERKSTLLPPFSYQALIHAADRNNQYAPQLLQKIVDWLHTYHTDPSLWLLGPSPANQPKKAGYYRWQLLLQHGQRAKLQAILSELVIMIEKWSEAKNSRWSIDVDPIDGW from the coding sequence ATTACATCAAATTTTCGATTATATCGTACCCGATAATTTGTGTACTATTGTCGGTGCCGGGCAACGAATTAAAGTCCCTTTTGGTAATCGACAAGCTATCGGAATTATTACCGCATTAAGTAAGGATAGTGAATTTGAATTAGATAAACTAAAAACTATCCATAGTATAATAGATAATCAAACTCTTTTTTCTGCAAAAATATGGCAACTTTTAAATTGGGCTGCCAATTATTATCATTACCCACTGGGGGAAGTTTTATTTCACGCATTACCTATCTTATTACGTCAAGGTAAACTTGCTGCGCTTCAAGAAACACAAATTTGGCAACTGACGGAAAAAGGTAGACATTTCGATACACAATTGTTGTCTCGCTCAATTAAACAACAAGCGCTATTAAATTTATTGCAGGCTGATCAACCCGTTGATAATCAAGACTTTTCTCCTGCTATATTTAAAGGTCTACAAGATAAACAATTAATTGAAAAGGTGGCGATTTCATCTATTACCAATGACTGGCGAATTGACTTTCAACCGCAACATATGCCTTTCCAACTTAATCAACAACAACATACGGCGATTAATGAAATAGTACGACAATTAGATAAATTTACTGCCTTTTTATTAGAAGGCGTAACCGGATCAGGGAAAACAGAAGTCTATCTACAAGCCATTCAATCTGTGCTTGCGCAAGGTCGGCAGGCCTTAGTATTAGTACCTGAAATAGGACTGACACCACAAACGATTAAACGATTTCAACAACGTTTCAATGTACCAATCGTTGTTTTGCATTCAGCGATGAGTGATAAAGCGCGTTTGGCAGCTTGGTTGCAATGTCGTACTGGCGACATTGCTATTGTAATTGGAACGCGCTCGGCATTATTTACGCCATTTTCTAATCTTGGCATGATTATTGTTGATGAAGAGCATGATAGTTCTTTTAAACAGCAAGAAGGTTGGCGATACCATGCGCGTGATCTCGCTATATTGCGAGCCAAGATTGAACAAATACCTATCGTGTTAGGCTCTGCTACGCCTTCATTAGAAACTCTAAATAATGCATATAATCAACGTTATCGTCATTTATTGCTTACCGAAAGAGCGGGAAATGCGCAATTAGCTAAACAGACAATCTTAGATATAAAAGGGTTAGTACTAACAGCCGGGTTATCTCAACCTCTTACTGCTAAAATTAAGCAACATTTGGCTAACAATAATCAGGTCATGCTATTTTTAAATCGTCGTGGTTTTTCACCATTATTAATTTGTCATGATTGTGGTTGGATCGCTGAATGCCCGCGGTGTGATAGACCTTTTACTTATCACCAAAAGCAGCATAAATTAATTTGTCACCATTGCGATACTCCAAGAACGATACCAACTCAATGCCCTAAATGTGGGTCTACACATTTAGTCCCAATCGGATTTGGTACAGAACAGTTAGAGCAACAACTCAATATCTTATTTCCGACCATTCCTGTAACTCGAATTGATCGTGATTCAACCCAAAAGAAAGGGAGTTTAGATCAATATTTACAAGCAATTGGTAAAGGAGGTAAACATATTTTAGTTGGTACTCAAATTCTAGCTAAGGGTCATCATTTTCCAGATGTAACACTTGTAGGTATTGTGGATGTGGATGGTGCATTATTTTCTAGCGATTTTCGGGCAACCGAACGTTTTGCTCAAATATATATGCAAGTTTCGGGTCGGGCTGGGCGTGAGAATAAAACAGGTGAAGTGATTCTGCAAACCTATCATCCTGAACACCCTTTATTGAATAATCTATTGCATAACGGCTATTCGGCTTTTGCAAAGCAAACATTGGCAGAAAGAAAAAGTACATTATTACCACCCTTTAGTTATCAAGCCTTAATCCATGCTGCTGATCGTAATAATCAATACGCCCCACAATTATTGCAGAAAATAGTTGATTGGTTACATACTTACCATACTGATCCTTCTTTATGGTTATTAGGACCAAGTCCAGCAAATCAACCTAAAAAAGCGGGCTATTATCGATGGCAGTTATTACTACAACATGGTCAACGCGCTAAACTGCAAGCTATTTTGAGCGAGTTAGTCATAATGATTGAAAAATGGTCGGAAGCAAAAAATAGCCGTTGGAGTATTGATGTCGACCCTATTGATGGTTGGTAA
- the dtd gene encoding D-aminoacyl-tRNA deacylase, producing the protein MIALIQRVKQASVKVDDRIVGQIEQGLLVLLGVEQGDDEQKAQRLCDKVLGYRIFSDINEKMNLNVQQVNGSILVVSQFTLAADTKKGMRPSFTKGANPTQANQLYEYFVKLCQQHITTQTGIFAADMQVSLINDGPVTFWLQV; encoded by the coding sequence ATGATTGCTTTAATTCAACGAGTAAAACAAGCGAGTGTCAAGGTTGATGATCGTATCGTTGGTCAAATTGAACAAGGTTTATTGGTGTTATTAGGTGTCGAACAGGGCGACGATGAGCAAAAGGCACAAAGACTTTGCGATAAGGTTCTTGGTTATCGCATTTTTAGCGATATTAACGAGAAAATGAACCTTAATGTACAACAAGTTAATGGTAGTATATTGGTGGTTTCACAATTCACTTTAGCTGCTGATACTAAAAAAGGTATGCGTCCTAGTTTCACCAAAGGAGCGAACCCAACACAGGCTAATCAGTTATATGAGTATTTTGTTAAGCTATGCCAGCAACATATTACTACTCAAACAGGTATATTTGCCGCAGATATGCAAGTTTCTTTAATTAATGATGGTCCCGTGACTTTCTGGTTACAGGTTTAA
- the tldD gene encoding metalloprotease TldD, whose product MLRTKVSDRLLTANNLSQNDVINLLDILAARQIDYGDLYFSSGYYESWTLEDKIIKSANFHQNQGVGIRAVIGEKTGFAYTDKIALTGLQQSAIAAQSICKSSQPLVVTPFKNSDKTPIYCSINPIHTTQQEVKIALLQHIDRLARSLDPRVIDVTVTLAGSYNDILIAATDGTYAADIRPLVRLSISVLVEKDGVRERGSSGGGGRFGYDYFFSINPQTNESVVDSYTKEAVRLALVALSADAAPAGAMPVVLGAGWPAVLLHEAVGHGLEGDFNRKKSSVFSGKIGQQVTSELCTIVDDATLKDCRGSLTIDDEGTDGQRTVLIENGILKGYMFDKLNAKLMGTSSTGNGRRESYDCLPMPRMTNTYMLGGKSSFDDIISSVDYGLYAPGFAGGQVDITSGKFVFSTSEAYLIEKGKITKPVKGATLIGSGIETMQQISMVGNDMALDKGVGICGKSGQSVPVGVGQPTLKVDNLTVGGTVNHV is encoded by the coding sequence ATGTTACGAACAAAAGTAAGTGATCGTTTACTGACGGCTAATAATTTGAGCCAAAATGATGTAATAAATCTATTGGATATTTTAGCTGCCAGACAAATTGATTATGGTGATTTATACTTTTCCTCTGGGTACTATGAAAGTTGGACATTAGAAGACAAAATAATAAAAAGTGCTAACTTTCATCAGAATCAAGGGGTAGGTATACGTGCTGTTATCGGAGAAAAAACGGGATTTGCTTATACTGACAAAATTGCATTAACAGGATTGCAACAAAGTGCAATTGCCGCACAAAGTATATGTAAAAGCAGTCAGCCTCTTGTGGTTACTCCGTTTAAAAACAGCGATAAAACACCAATTTATTGCAGTATCAATCCCATCCATACTACGCAACAAGAAGTTAAAATTGCTTTATTACAGCATATTGATCGCTTGGCTCGTTCGCTTGATCCAAGGGTAATTGATGTAACGGTAACACTAGCTGGAAGTTACAATGATATTTTAATCGCAGCAACGGATGGAACCTACGCTGCGGATATTCGACCCCTAGTGCGTTTATCCATTTCAGTATTAGTTGAAAAGGATGGCGTCCGTGAAAGAGGAAGTAGTGGCGGAGGGGGTCGATTCGGTTATGATTACTTCTTCTCAATAAACCCTCAAACTAACGAGAGTGTCGTTGATAGCTATACCAAAGAAGCCGTGCGCTTAGCTTTAGTTGCGCTATCCGCTGATGCAGCGCCTGCTGGTGCAATGCCGGTGGTGTTGGGGGCTGGCTGGCCAGCAGTATTGTTACATGAAGCAGTTGGTCATGGTTTAGAAGGCGATTTTAACCGTAAAAAATCATCAGTATTCAGTGGTAAAATCGGTCAACAAGTCACATCTGAATTATGTACTATTGTTGATGATGCTACGCTAAAAGATTGCCGAGGTTCATTAACAATTGATGATGAAGGTACTGATGGTCAACGAACAGTCCTCATTGAGAATGGTATTTTAAAAGGTTATATGTTTGATAAGCTTAATGCCAAATTAATGGGAACAAGTTCAACGGGCAATGGTCGTCGTGAAAGTTATGATTGTTTACCAATGCCTCGAATGACAAATACCTATATGTTAGGTGGGAAATCCAGTTTTGATGATATCATAAGCAGTGTCGATTATGGTTTATATGCCCCCGGTTTTGCCGGAGGACAAGTAGATATTACTTCGGGTAAGTTTGTGTTCTCAACTTCCGAGGCCTATCTAATTGAGAAAGGTAAAATTACTAAACCAGTCAAAGGGGCAACATTAATTGGTTCAGGGATTGAAACAATGCAACAGATATCAATGGTCGGTAATGATATGGCATTAGATAAAGGTGTTGGAATATGTGGTAAATCTGGACAAAGTGTGCCGGTCGGTGTTGGACAGCCTACGCTTAAAGTAGACAATCTAACTGTTGGCGGTACCGTTAATCATGTGTAG
- the rpsT gene encoding 30S ribosomal protein S20, translating into MANIKSAKKRAVQSEKRRKHNASRRSMMRTYIKKVYAAIATGDKEKAQAAFKDMQVVVDRQAARGLIHKNKAARHKANLTKQINALA; encoded by the coding sequence TTGGCTAATATTAAATCAGCTAAGAAGCGTGCAGTTCAATCTGAAAAACGCCGTAAACACAACGCAAGTCGTCGTTCAATGATGCGTACTTATATAAAGAAAGTATACGCAGCTATCGCAACTGGTGATAAAGAAAAAGCACAAGCTGCATTTAAAGACATGCAAGTTGTTGTCGATCGTCAGGCGGCTCGTGGTTTAATCCACAAGAATAAGGCAGCACGTCATAAAGCAAACTTAACAAAACAGATCAATGCTTTAGCATAA
- a CDS encoding DedA family protein — METMISLYNAFINLDLDTLSNPNLLWTLYGMLFVIILLENGVLPAAFLPGDSLLFLTGVLIGNEVFHFGLINLILIVGAALGTWLGFIQGRWLGNTKIVQNWMAHLPEKYHRKSELLFHKYGLHALFIGRFIAFVRTLMPMMAGLSGLQSKRFHVYNWLSATLWIFLIVTLGYFFGMTSLFKNHQREFMSLLTLIPVALLVLGLVLSLIMAIKRWITTKK, encoded by the coding sequence ATGGAAACAATGATCTCTCTCTATAATGCCTTTATTAATCTGGATTTGGATACCCTTTCTAATCCGAATCTATTGTGGACGTTATATGGCATGTTATTTGTCATTATTTTGCTAGAAAATGGCGTATTACCGGCTGCATTCTTACCTGGTGATAGTTTATTATTTTTGACGGGTGTATTAATTGGTAATGAAGTCTTTCATTTTGGTTTAATTAATCTGATTTTAATTGTTGGGGCTGCGCTCGGTACTTGGTTAGGCTTCATTCAAGGTCGTTGGCTTGGTAACACGAAAATAGTCCAAAACTGGATGGCACACTTGCCAGAAAAATATCATCGTAAGTCAGAGCTTTTATTCCATAAATATGGTTTACATGCTTTGTTTATTGGTCGATTTATTGCTTTTGTTCGTACTTTAATGCCAATGATGGCTGGACTTTCAGGCTTACAAAGCAAACGTTTTCATGTTTATAACTGGCTTAGTGCTACGCTATGGATCTTTTTGATTGTGACATTAGGTTACTTTTTTGGAATGACTTCGCTTTTCAAGAATCACCAAAGAGAGTTTATGTCTTTATTAACCTTAATTCCAGTCGCTTTATTGGTTTTAGGGCTCGTATTGTCACTAATAATGGCGATAAAACGTTGGATAACAACTAAAAAGTAA
- the fbaA gene encoding class II fructose-bisphosphate aldolase, whose product MTKISDVVKPGVVTGDDVQKVFQVARENNFALPAVNCVNTDTINAVIETAAKVRSPVVVQFSNGGAQFMAGKGLKLEGQESAVLGAISGAKHVHLVAEKYGVPVLVHTDHCAKKLLPWVDGLLDAGEAHFARTGKPLFSSHMIDLSEESLKDNIDLCCQYLARMKAIGMTLELELGCTGGEEDGVDNSHMDSSALYTQPEDVAYAYERLSEISSRFTIAASFGNVHGVYKPGNVKLTPKILDNSQKYVSEKFGLPEKSLNFVFHGGSGSTPEEIAEAVRYGVIKMNIDTDTQWANWQGILKYYKANEAYLQGQLGNPEGPDSPNKKYYDPRVWLRKGEESLIARLELAFKELNAVDVL is encoded by the coding sequence ATGACTAAGATTTCAGATGTAGTAAAACCGGGTGTTGTTACGGGTGATGATGTTCAAAAAGTATTCCAAGTTGCTCGTGAGAATAATTTTGCATTACCTGCAGTAAACTGTGTTAATACTGATACTATCAATGCTGTAATTGAAACAGCGGCTAAAGTACGTTCACCTGTTGTTGTGCAATTCTCTAATGGTGGTGCACAATTTATGGCTGGTAAAGGGCTAAAATTAGAAGGTCAAGAAAGTGCTGTGCTAGGTGCTATTTCTGGGGCTAAACATGTACATTTAGTTGCAGAAAAATATGGTGTACCTGTGTTAGTTCATACTGACCATTGTGCTAAAAAACTATTACCTTGGGTAGATGGATTATTAGATGCTGGTGAAGCACACTTTGCACGTACTGGTAAACCACTATTCTCTTCTCATATGATCGATTTATCTGAAGAATCTTTAAAAGATAATATTGACCTATGTTGCCAATATCTTGCTAGAATGAAAGCAATTGGTATGACTTTAGAACTTGAGTTAGGTTGTACTGGTGGTGAAGAAGATGGTGTTGATAACAGCCATATGGACAGTTCAGCATTATATACTCAACCTGAAGATGTCGCTTATGCTTATGAACGTCTAAGTGAAATTAGCTCACGCTTTACCATTGCAGCATCATTTGGTAATGTTCACGGCGTATATAAACCAGGTAATGTTAAACTTACTCCGAAAATTCTTGATAACTCTCAAAAATATGTATCTGAAAAATTCGGTTTACCTGAAAAATCATTGAACTTCGTATTCCACGGTGGTTCTGGTTCAACACCTGAAGAAATTGCTGAAGCAGTTCGATATGGTGTAATTAAAATGAATATCGATACAGATACTCAATGGGCAAACTGGCAAGGTATTTTAAAATACTACAAAGCAAATGAAGCTTACTTACAAGGTCAATTAGGTAACCCAGAAGGTCCAGATTCTCCTAACAAGAAATACTACGATCCACGTGTATGGCTACGTAAAGGTGAAGAATCTCTAATTGCTCGTTTAGAGTTAGCATTTAAAGAACTTAATGCTGTAGATGTATTATAA
- a CDS encoding virulence factor BrkB family protein — protein MKLTNMQLSQTTKGAQTFIHILVQHIIRDRLTTSAASLAYTTILSLIPLITVIFSLLSAFPMFEEVSGNVKTYIYNNLAPAASDTLAPYIEQFISNTNRMTVFGVIGLIVTSLLLIRSIDNILNFIWRTKRRRSLMYNLTIYWTILTLGPILIGASIAISSYIFSSKWLYNTNVSSILLSALPFIISVIGFWLLYCIVPSEPIPIKESILGALLAAVLFELGKRAFTIYVTSFPTYQLIYGVLSSIPLLLIWIYFSWCIILFGAEFAAALADYNQQKKSNDSSSQTNLNQDSL, from the coding sequence ATGAAGCTGACTAACATGCAATTAAGTCAAACGACTAAGGGTGCTCAAACTTTTATCCATATTCTGGTACAACATATTATCCGTGATCGCTTGACCACCTCTGCTGCTAGTTTAGCCTATACCACTATTTTATCTTTGATTCCTTTAATTACGGTCATTTTTTCATTACTTTCGGCTTTTCCAATGTTTGAAGAAGTGAGTGGTAATGTTAAGACTTACATTTATAACAATTTAGCGCCAGCGGCGAGCGACACCCTAGCGCCTTACATTGAACAGTTTATTTCGAATACCAATCGTATGACGGTATTTGGTGTTATCGGACTGATTGTAACTTCCTTACTACTTATTCGTTCGATTGATAATATTTTGAATTTTATTTGGCGGACTAAGCGCCGTCGTTCATTAATGTATAATCTTACTATCTACTGGACTATTTTGACGTTAGGACCTATTTTGATTGGCGCCAGTATTGCAATTAGTTCTTATATTTTCTCCAGTAAATGGCTTTATAATACTAATGTAAGTTCAATTTTGTTGAGTGCATTACCTTTTATTATATCGGTAATCGGTTTTTGGTTACTTTATTGTATTGTACCTTCCGAACCAATCCCCATTAAAGAATCAATTTTGGGCGCATTATTAGCAGCAGTTTTATTTGAACTGGGTAAGCGGGCTTTTACCATCTATGTTACATCATTTCCTACCTATCAGTTAATCTATGGCGTATTATCTTCTATACCGTTATTATTGATTTGGATTTATTTTTCTTGGTGTATTATTTTGTTTGGTGCCGAATTTGCGGCAGCCCTAGCCGATTATAATCAACAGAAAAAATCGAATGATTCTTCATCACAAACTAATTTAAATCAGGATAGTTTATGA
- the dauA gene encoding C4-dicarboxylic acid transporter DauA: MKWHSISIVQIGSAVRAACINTPYNRYRLIKDLTAGITVGIIAIPLSMALAIASGVAPQHGLYTAIIAGIIIALTGGSQFSISGPTAAFVVILYPVSMRYGLSGLLMATLLSGIFLIFMGIIRLGRLIEYIPLPVVLGFTCGIGITIATMQIKDFLGLEIQDMPGSYIGKVGAIIHALPTIQIADFLVGCSSLLVLILWPKLKIRFPGHLPAIVVGVIVMLILLQFGLGVETIGSRFSYILPDGTEGHGIPSMLPELILPWQSEQLQWDWTTFSALVPIALTMAMLCAIESLLCAVVLDEMTHTKHNSNSELIGQGLGNIIAPFFGGISATAAIARSAANVKAGATSPLSSCFHALVVLLALISFAPILSFLPLSTMAALLLIVAWNMSEAKRIIYMLKRAPKDDIIIMILCMSLTVLFDMVVAITFGIVLASLLFMRRISRMTKIVELPQSTDKTLIVRINGPLFFAAAEKTFLELYKRVNGYQHIVLQWDAVPLLDAGGLNALSHFIEALPPEVDLSIAELQFQPLKTLARAQVVPIENKLMFYSTLNDALVGKLD, encoded by the coding sequence ATGAAGTGGCATAGTATTAGTATAGTTCAAATCGGTAGCGCGGTCAGAGCTGCCTGCATCAATACCCCTTATAATCGATATCGTTTAATAAAAGACCTTACAGCTGGTATTACAGTCGGTATCATTGCCATTCCTTTATCGATGGCTTTGGCTATTGCCAGTGGTGTTGCTCCGCAACATGGATTATATACGGCTATTATTGCTGGGATAATCATTGCATTAACTGGTGGATCACAATTTAGCATTTCTGGTCCGACGGCTGCATTTGTTGTGATACTTTATCCTGTTTCAATGCGATATGGTTTATCCGGTTTGTTAATGGCAACACTGTTATCGGGCATTTTTCTTATATTCATGGGAATTATTCGTTTAGGTCGTTTAATAGAGTATATTCCGCTACCCGTTGTTCTTGGCTTTACTTGTGGGATAGGTATTACGATTGCCACCATGCAGATTAAGGACTTCCTAGGGTTAGAAATTCAAGATATGCCTGGAAGCTATATCGGTAAGGTAGGTGCGATTATTCATGCCTTACCAACTATACAAATAGCAGATTTTCTTGTAGGTTGTTCGTCATTGTTGGTGTTAATTTTATGGCCAAAATTAAAAATTAGATTTCCCGGTCATTTACCCGCCATTGTCGTCGGTGTGATTGTGATGCTAATTTTATTGCAATTTGGTTTGGGCGTGGAAACTATTGGTTCACGCTTTAGCTATATATTGCCTGATGGGACGGAAGGTCATGGTATTCCGTCAATGTTACCAGAGCTTATATTACCTTGGCAGTCTGAACAATTACAATGGGATTGGACAACATTCTCTGCTTTAGTTCCGATTGCTTTAACAATGGCAATGCTCTGCGCAATAGAATCCCTGTTGTGCGCTGTAGTATTGGATGAAATGACGCATACCAAGCATAACTCTAATAGTGAACTAATTGGTCAAGGACTGGGTAATATTATTGCGCCATTTTTTGGCGGTATTTCTGCTACAGCTGCTATCGCTCGTTCTGCAGCAAATGTCAAAGCGGGAGCAACCTCACCGTTATCTTCTTGTTTTCATGCTTTAGTGGTATTACTTGCTCTTATTAGTTTCGCGCCTATTTTATCGTTCTTACCATTATCAACGATGGCAGCATTATTACTCATTGTTGCTTGGAATATGAGTGAGGCAAAAAGAATCATTTATATGCTAAAACGAGCGCCCAAAGATGACATTATTATTATGATTCTTTGTATGTCCTTAACCGTTTTATTTGATATGGTGGTTGCTATCACTTTTGGTATTGTTCTGGCATCATTATTATTTATGCGTCGCATCTCACGGATGACCAAAATTGTTGAGCTACCTCAAAGCACGGATAAAACGCTAATTGTTAGAATAAATGGTCCACTATTCTTTGCCGCAGCAGAAAAAACCTTCCTTGAACTATATAAACGTGTTAATGGTTATCAACATATCGTATTACAGTGGGATGCAGTGCCGTTACTTGATGCCGGTGGTCTTAACGCATTATCGCATTTTATTGAAGCATTGCCACCTGAGGTTGATTTATCAATTGCTGAATTACAATTCCAACCATTGAAAACCTTAGCCCGTGCACAAGTTGTACCTATCGAAAACAAACTTATGTTTTATTCTACGTTGAATGATGCATTAGTGGGTAAATTAGATTAG
- the pgk gene encoding phosphoglycerate kinase, producing MPIIKMQDLDLKGKRVFIRSDLNVPVKNGKVTSDARIRASLPTIELAIKQGAKVMVTSHIGRPTEGEYNPEYSLQPVVDYLKEHVSYPVRLVKDYLDGVEVKEGELVVLENVRFNKGEGKDDEALSKKYAALCDIYVMDAFGTAHRAQASTHGVGLFAPVSCAGPLLSAELDALGKALDNPARPMVAIVAGSKVSTKLTVLDSLSKVADQIIVGGGIANTFIAAEGYNVGKSLYEADLIPEAKKLMQNCTIPVPTDVRVATEFSESATATLKSVNDVKDNEQILDIGDASAEELAKIIKNAKTILWNGPVGVFEFPNFRRGTEIVAKAIADSAGFSIAGGGDTLAAIDLFGIEDKISYISTGGGAFLEFVEGKKLPAVAMLEARGK from the coding sequence ATGCCTATTATTAAAATGCAAGATCTTGATCTCAAGGGCAAACGCGTTTTTATTCGATCCGATCTCAATGTACCAGTAAAAAATGGTAAAGTTACTTCTGATGCACGTATTCGTGCTTCATTACCTACAATAGAGCTTGCTATTAAGCAAGGTGCTAAGGTAATGGTAACATCACACATCGGTCGACCTACAGAAGGTGAATATAATCCTGAATACTCACTCCAACCTGTCGTTGATTATTTAAAAGAACACGTTAGCTATCCTGTTCGTTTAGTCAAAGATTATTTAGATGGCGTAGAAGTTAAAGAAGGTGAATTAGTTGTTTTAGAAAATGTTCGTTTTAATAAAGGCGAAGGTAAAGACGACGAAGCACTATCTAAAAAATATGCGGCATTATGTGATATTTATGTGATGGATGCTTTTGGTACCGCTCATCGTGCTCAAGCTTCAACACATGGTGTTGGTCTATTTGCACCGGTTTCTTGTGCAGGTCCATTGTTATCTGCTGAATTAGATGCATTAGGTAAAGCATTAGATAATCCAGCTCGCCCAATGGTGGCAATTGTTGCTGGTTCTAAAGTATCAACTAAACTAACTGTACTTGATTCATTATCAAAAGTTGCAGATCAAATCATTGTTGGTGGTGGTATTGCAAATACATTCATTGCTGCGGAAGGATATAATGTAGGTAAATCTCTTTATGAAGCAGATTTAATCCCAGAAGCGAAGAAGTTAATGCAAAATTGTACAATCCCAGTACCTACTGATGTTCGTGTTGCGACTGAATTTAGTGAATCAGCAACAGCAACATTAAAATCAGTTAATGATGTCAAAGATAATGAACAAATTCTTGATATTGGTGATGCTTCAGCAGAAGAATTAGCTAAAATCATTAAAAATGCTAAAACTATTTTATGGAATGGTCCAGTAGGTGTATTTGAATTCCCTAATTTCCGTCGTGGTACCGAAATTGTTGCTAAAGCCATTGCAGACAGCGCTGGATTCTCAATTGCTGGTGGTGGTGATACTTTAGCTGCTATTGATTTATTTGGAATTGAAGATAAAATCTCTTACATCTCAACGGGTGGCGGTGCTTTCCTTGAATTTGTTGAAGGTAAGAAATTACCTGCGGTTGCTATGCTAGAAGCTAGAGGCAAATAA
- a CDS encoding SPOR domain-containing protein — protein sequence MAQRDYVKKTTKKKNKSKSRNVTKSKSNNKSRTMPTIMVLLAITLVVLFAAILYVVSTNKKDAKPVPPVKNITEGPQSTLPEKPEERWTYLKELEKTDTNQLPINRQPITHQQNLERQQILNDFINDSSQLSSNSLSSNNTTTDDWYLQCGAFKEHANAESAKAKLAMLGFNASIVNDKLYRVFVDERFASKIEAENAKKRLESNGILDCILSQK from the coding sequence GTGGCACAACGTGATTATGTTAAAAAGACTACCAAGAAAAAGAATAAGAGCAAGAGTAGAAATGTAACCAAAAGCAAATCAAATAATAAATCACGTACTATGCCTACCATCATGGTATTGTTAGCTATTACGCTAGTCGTGTTGTTTGCTGCAATTCTTTATGTTGTTTCGACCAATAAAAAAGATGCTAAGCCTGTCCCGCCAGTTAAAAATATTACTGAAGGACCTCAATCCACTTTACCTGAAAAACCTGAAGAGCGTTGGACTTATTTAAAAGAGTTAGAAAAAACAGATACCAATCAACTTCCGATTAATAGGCAGCCGATAACACACCAACAAAATTTAGAACGTCAGCAGATTTTGAATGACTTCATCAATGACAGTAGTCAATTATCAAGTAATTCCCTATCTTCAAATAATACAACAACAGATGATTGGTATTTACAATGTGGTGCTTTCAAAGAGCATGCTAATGCCGAATCTGCAAAAGCAAAATTAGCTATGCTTGGTTTCAATGCATCAATTGTTAACGATAAATTATATCGCGTATTCGTTGATGAACGATTTGCTTCAAAAATTGAAGCCGAAAATGCGAAAAAACGCTTAGAAAGTAACGGAATATTAGATTGTATCTTATCTCAAAAATAA